GGCGCCGTGGCCGAGGAGGTAATCCGCGTTGAGCGCGGCGTAGAGGCCGTAGAAGACGATGTGGCCATCCGGGTTCACGGCTCGGACCCGCCGGGCGACCGTGATGCCGAGGCGGAGAGCCGTGTGCATCGGGACCGAGATCGCCACCAGGCGGGCGCGGGCGGCCTTGTCCTCGTCGAACGGCTCCACCGCCACGTCGAGGCTGGCCGGCTTGTAGCCCGCGGCCTCCAGGAATGCGGCCGGCCACGCCACCGCCAGGGGCTGGTGCCCCAGCTCGTAGCAGGCGATCAGCAGGATCGTGCCAGGCTCGCGCATCGCGTCCTCATTCTAGATCATGGGAGGGGGCCTCGGCGGCCCCCTCCCAAACCTCCCCCAGCAAGGGTTGCGGCGGCGAAGCCGCCGCTCGGACGGCTGCTCGGGGTAAAAGGGCATACTCGGTCCCGGGGGCCAGGGGCAGGCGGCGGGGTTACGGGCGCCGGAAGGCGGGGGGCGGCGGGCTCTCGAAGACGATCCGCCGGCCGCTCGGGTGGACGAAGCCGAGCCGGATGGCGTGCAAGCAGACGCGCCGAAGAGGATCGCGCCGGCTCCCGTAGGCCCGGTCGCCGACGATCGGGTGCCCGAGCGCGGCGAGCTGGGCTCGGAGCTGACCCCGGCGTCCGGTGAGGAGCGCGAGCTCGAGCAGTGTCGCGTCTCGATAGCGCTCCAGCACACGATAGCGGGTGACCGCTTCCTTTCCGCGGCCGGCGTCGCGCCGGGAGCGGACGCGCAAGGCCCGGTCCTCGACCAGGTGCGACGTCAGCTCTCCCGCCGACTCTCGGACGACGCCCTCCACGCGGGCGAGGTAAATCCGCTCCGGCGTCCGCCGCCGGAACTGCGCTTGCAACGCCCGCTTCACGGGCAACGACTTGGCAAAGACCAGCAGTCCCGAGGTCTCGCGGTCGAGCCGATGGACGACGAAGATCCGCCGGTCTCCGCGCGTGGCCAGCCAGTCCCGGAGCAGGCGGTACACGGTCCGGCTGCGCTCGGTCTCGGTCGCGATGGTGAGGAGGCCGGCCGGCTTGTCGACGACGAGCAAGTGCTCGTCCTCGTGGACGAGCCGGAGCGGCGCCGGGCAGGGGATGTCCGGCGGTCCGAGCTCGACGCGGGCGTCCGGATCCACCGGTGCATCCCCGCGGCGGAGCACGACCCCGGCGACGCGGACGCGCCCGCGCTCGATCCACTGCTTGAGGCCTCGACCGGAGACCTCCGGGTAGAGGACGCGCAGCCGCTCCCGGAGCCTCATGGACATCCACTCCGGCCGCAGCGTATCACGGCGGTTGTCCCGCGTCCGCGAGTGCGGGACCGGCTATAATCCTCGATGAGGCATGGCAGCCGCGCGCGCGAAGGAGGCCGCATGACCGGCGAGATCCTCGGATCGCTGTACGAGTACGGCGGGTGGGCCAACGAGCGGCTGTTGACGATGGCGACGCAGCTCGCCGACGAGC
The genomic region above belongs to Candidatus Methylomirabilota bacterium and contains:
- a CDS encoding RluA family pseudouridine synthase; translation: MRLRERLRVLYPEVSGRGLKQWIERGRVRVAGVVLRRGDAPVDPDARVELGPPDIPCPAPLRLVHEDEHLLVVDKPAGLLTIATETERSRTVYRLLRDWLATRGDRRIFVVHRLDRETSGLLVFAKSLPVKRALQAQFRRRTPERIYLARVEGVVRESAGELTSHLVEDRALRVRSRRDAGRGKEAVTRYRVLERYRDATLLELALLTGRRGQLRAQLAALGHPIVGDRAYGSRRDPLRRVCLHAIRLGFVHPSGRRIVFESPPPPAFRRP